The DNA window GCGGCTGAGCGGACCCCGTCGGGGCAGGTACCCCGGGTACGCGACGGCCGCCCCCGGGAGGGCGGCCCTCACGACCCGGTCGGGACACGGTCAGCGGTAGGAGCTCTCCCAGTCCGCGTACTCGTCGTCCCCGGTCTCCTCCTCGGCAGGTGGAGGCGCCGGCGGGCGGGCCGGACCTTCCTTGCCCTCGGAGTGGAGCTCGTTGGCAAGCGCCGTGTAGTCGGTCTCAGGGCTGAAGTACTTCAGCTGCCGAGCGACCTTGGTCTGCTTTGCCTTCTGACGGCCGCGCCCCATGGCGTCGACCCCCTCACCTCAGGTCCGGGGGGCTGGCGCACGTGGCGGGGCCCCCGGAGTGCTCGTCCGGTTCTCGTGGGTCAACGGTACCGGGTCGGCTGGTGTTCCCACACCCGCGCAGCACCGGCGGGGCACGCTGGCGGCCCCCCTCCTCCTAACGGAGGATGACCGGGTCATCCCGTCGGTGCCCCACCTCGGCCCGAATGACGGTTCCGGCACCGGTGTGCCCGAGTCGACACTTCTGTCCGTCTGCACCATCGGTGCCCGACACCTCCCCCTGCCGGACCTGGTCAGCCACCCCGAGAGGACCCTGATGAGCACGCACCCCCGCACCACGACCGAGGACGAGCAGCTGCTGACCCCCGCGGAGGTGGCCGCGATGTTCCGCGTCGACCCCAAGACGGTCACGCGCTGGGCGAAGGCCGGCAAGCTCTCCTCGATCCGGACGCTGGGTGGCCACCGTCGCTACCGCGCCTCCGAGGTGACCGCGCTCCGCCAGGGCATCCCCGGCCAGCGCTCGGAGCCCGCCGAGGCCTGAGCCGCCGCTCCTGCTCGACCCGGGCGCCTGCCCGCCGGTGCTTCCCTGCGCCGGTGGGCGGGCGCCCTGTCGTGGGCCCGGGGGTCGTGGCCGCGCCGGCGGTGCAGCCGTCAGGAGGCCTTGCTCGCCGCGCGCTTGGTGGTCGTGCGGGCCGCGGTCTTCTTCGCCGTCGCCCGGGTGGTCGCCGAGGCCGTCTTCCCCGTCGTGCTCTCGGGCGCGGGCTCGGCGGCGACCTTCGCGGTTGCGGTGGTCTTCTTCGCCGCCGTCTTCCTGGCCGTGGTCCCCGTGGCAGTGCTCTTCGAGGCGGCGGTCGTGGAGGCGGCGGTCTTGGCGGTGGTCCGGGAGGCCGTCGGCTCCTCGGCTGCTGCGGTCTTCTTCGCGGCCGCCGTCTTCTTCGCCGCGGTCGTCCGGGCAGGGGTCGAGGTCGCCGCGGTCGTCTTCTTCGCCGCGGTCGTCTTCCTCGCCGCGGTCGTGGCCGCCGTCGTGCCGCCGGCCGTCCCGCGCGAGGCCCGGCCGGGGGCGGGTGCCGCCTCCTCGTCGTCCTCGTCGGCGACCGCGGTCGGGCGGGACTGCGTCCGGCCGGTCCGCTCGACGCTCTCGCGCAGCGCGGCCATGAGGTCGACGATCTGGGCGTCGCCGTCGTCGGAGGAGGGCGTCGGGGCAGGGCGGGCGTCACCGCCCTCGGTCTTGGCGGCGATGAGCTGGCGCAGCGCCGCCGTCCAGCCGTCCTCGTACTGGTCGGGGTCGAAGTCGGCGGCCATGGACTCCACCAGCGACGCCGCCATCTGCAGCTCCTGCGGCCGCACGTCGACCTCCTTGGCGAGGATGTCGAACTCCGGGGCGCGCACCTCGTCCGGCCAGAGCATCGTCTGCAGGACGATGACGTCGTCGCGCACCCGCAGCACGGCCATGCACTCGCGCCGGCGCAGGGTCACGGTGACCACGGCCATCCGGTCGGTCTGCTCCAGGGCGCCGCGCAGCAGGGCGTACGGCTTGGTGGCCTTGGCCTCGGGCTCCAGGTAGTACGTCTTGTCGAGCATGATCGGGTCGACCTGCTCGGCGGGGACGAACTCGTGGACCTCGATCTCGTGGTTGGTCGAGGTCGGCAGCTGGTCCAGGTCGGCGTCGTCGAGCATGAC is part of the Aquipuribacter hungaricus genome and encodes:
- a CDS encoding DUF3073 domain-containing protein, with amino-acid sequence MGRGRQKAKQTKVARQLKYFSPETDYTALANELHSEGKEGPARPPAPPPAEEETGDDEYADWESSYR
- a CDS encoding BldC family transcriptional regulator, whose product is MSTHPRTTTEDEQLLTPAEVAAMFRVDPKTVTRWAKAGKLSSIRTLGGHRRYRASEVTALRQGIPGQRSEPAEA
- a CDS encoding Ku protein; its protein translation is MRAMWKGAVAFGLVSVPVKLYSATSQHDVPLNMVHREDGGRIRYRKVCSVDGEEVPQEEIARAHTTEDGDVVMLDDADLDQLPTSTNHEIEVHEFVPAEQVDPIMLDKTYYLEPEAKATKPYALLRGALEQTDRMAVVTVTLRRRECMAVLRVRDDVIVLQTMLWPDEVRAPEFDILAKEVDVRPQELQMAASLVESMAADFDPDQYEDGWTAALRQLIAAKTEGGDARPAPTPSSDDGDAQIVDLMAALRESVERTGRTQSRPTAVADEDDEEAAPAPGRASRGTAGGTTAATTAARKTTAAKKTTAATSTPARTTAAKKTAAAKKTAAAEEPTASRTTAKTAASTTAASKSTATGTTARKTAAKKTTATAKVAAEPAPESTTGKTASATTRATAKKTAARTTTKRAASKAS